Genomic segment of Arvicola amphibius chromosome 7, mArvAmp1.2, whole genome shotgun sequence:
accacagccacttggtgatacacagattaattgaaatgggttaaccaaagatatatgagctagctagcaatatgcttaagtgattggccaagatttaaataatacagtttcaggagtctgtgtggctgggaaaAGAACAAGTAGCCTCCAAAAACAGAGACTTGCATCAGTCTTGTTCAATGCAGCATCTTAGTACCTAGAAGAGTGTTCAGAGCACAGGAGTTCTATTCAGGAATTAATGAGAGTTGGGATTcccctgtttcatttttttattaaagagtgACTGGTTGACCTTAGCAATTGCAATATTGTTCTGATATAGGAGACTAATGCAGGAGAATGGGAGGCGAGAACATGGACAGAAAGTAGCTAGCTAGTACTTTAAAGATGGACAGCTACGGATAAGGAATTGCTTTGAAGGAGGAAAGCTATAGAAGCTCTTGAAGGTGAGCAGATCAGGATATGTGAGCTGCGTTGTGAAGGAAGAACTCACAGTTCGGACACTTCTCTAATGCTGTCCTGACCCGTGTGTTCACTCTTGGGCTTAGGAAGCCAATAGAAACTATTCAAACAGCTAGCCGGCTCTCCTTGGAGAAAACACATGCTGTGAGAAATAGTTTCAACAACGAACATATTTGTGTAACAGCACAATTTATGAATGCAGTGAGATGAAAAAACAAGCTGAATGTCTTGTCATTAGTCCTCGATAGGAGAGCAGTTTTCCAGACAAACTCAATCATTTACGACACTCAAAAATAAGTTAATGATCAAGGAAGAGTCTGTTCAGAAGAGACTACAGTGGCTGCCTCtgatgaagggggaaaaaaatagaagtaataaCTATTTCATGGTGTAAAATGCCACCTGTAGGTTGCAAGGGTAATTGCAGCTCTAGAGGGAAGTATTTGAATGAGATAATTTTCAGTTCTTCCATCAACTCCATAttgtaaaaatattcatttgcAGTATAATATAGTCATCTAAAGTGGACCCTGTAATTGATTACCCCAGAGGAAATAGGAAAGGAGATGGGCTAGAAATTGgttataaaaattttttaaaaactgaaattagaacttctatttataaagtaatataaataagATGACCCACCTAGAATGTGGTCCTGACTCTATTCCCACCTAAAAGAAATGtctatgattttttaatttatctttattacattttttatgtgtgcatgtatgtggtgaaGGTGTGCACACCTGTCATAGCACACGTGTGAAAGGAAGAGGACAACGTGGGGaaaattttctccttccatcatgtcgGTCCATGGGATCAGACTTAGTTCATCAAGCCTAAGATGCCAatccatcttgctggcccaatatttaatctttttaaaatgaaaatccaaGTAGCCAGCCATGGGGATCAGCCAGCCTGGAAGAGCCTGCCTCGTGGGGCAGCCTGACCCACTGGGCTACCATCTGGACCCAGATCCAGTGTTTGCAGTTGGCCAACCTCAACACCCACTCCATCTACAAGCTGCTGAAGCAAGAGGAGACGCCAGGGCTGCAGAACCAGATCCAGGAACACACCATCAGCCACGAGGATGAAACCCTGAAGCGTGACTGCTATCAAAGACGTTTCCAGCAATGGTCTGGTATTTATGGCACTTCAGAGACCAGAGATCTTGAGCCAGAACAATGACTCCTGGCAAAGCGTATTTGCATGTAGAGCTATGTGGGCAAAATAATATACTGAGTGGCACACTGCCGTTTCCACTGCCACAAACAAATCTGCGCTAGAGGAGTGGGAAGGACGGAAGAACAGAGTAGTGAGCACAGGGTTGATATTCAGCACTGAGCTATCCCCCCTCAGCCGAGGCCACGTTGTTGTGTGTGAATCTGTGGCATATGCTGCCATGGGGGGGCTGTTACATATCTAGGTGGCTGTGACCCTGTGACCCATGGTACCAACAAAGGCCATGTGGATGTCTGGGCATGTTTGGGTCATGGTTCCGCTACTGCTAGGGCCCATGTTACCACACAAGGCCATGCAGATGACCATGATCTGTGCTAccacctgaagccatgttggATTCTGTGGTCCATACTGACACTAGACTCCATGCTGAGGTCTGTGACTCTTGCTAACACTGGAGGCAGGTGAATGTCTGTATCTGTACTGTCACCAGATACCGTGTGGAAGTCCGTGAACTGTGCTCCTGCTGACTATAAAAACTAAGGAAGCTTCTGCCGTGGTATTGATGACTTCAGACTTACAATGAGAAAGACAAAAAGCTTCTCTAACaaaccctacccccaccccctgaaaaaaaaagtaaaacctaGACAGGAATCCATCAAAGAgaactctttttgttgttgtttgtttgtttgtttgtttttacgtGCCAATCTCATTCCTCCTCCCTACtctgttccccctccctccaccttcctcccactccactccccttcgactcctcagagaaggtaaagccttccctgggaagtcaactaagtctgcctccttgaggcaggaacaagtgcctcccattcccccacttctaagctgagcaaggtatctctccatagagaatagGCTCTCAGCACTGagacattcccaccagcaatgaaggaatgTTCTCTctaccccataacctctccagcataagttgtcatcagtgtttttgatcttggccaattttacaggtgtaagatggaatctcagagttgttttgatttgcatttctttggtgggtaaggatattgagcatttccttaagcgtctctcagccattttagattcctctgttgacagctctctgtttgggtctgtactccattttttattggatttttttgttcttttgatgaccaatttcttgaacatttctgcattgctgatgggagtgcaagctggaaTAGCCCCTTTGGttatcagtatggagatttctcagaaaattaggaaacaaccttcctcaagaccagcaataccacttttgggtatatatccaaatgatgctcaatcgtgccacaaggacatgtgctcaactatgttcatagcagcattatttgtcatagccagaacctggaaataacctaactgcccctcaaccaaagaataaataaggaaaatgtggtacatttacacaatggagtactacacaaccatctctaatgaggtctggtgccctcttctggccttcagacatgcacacagacagaatattgtatacataataaataaataagtatttaaaaaaaagaaagaaaaaaaatacacagcagaaaaaaataatgtcatcttgaaatttgtaggcaaatggatggaactagaaaacatcatattgagtgaggtaacccagactcagaaagataattatcacatttactcactcataagtggcttttaaacataaagcaaagaaaaccagcctacaaatcacaatcccagagaacctagacaacaatgaggaccctaagagagacatacatggatctaaatctacatgggtagtagaaaaagacaaaatctcctgagtaaattggaatcatggggaccatgggagagggttgaaggggaggagaagaagggagaggagcagagaaaaaatcaataagaaaagattattttttgtttcatagagatgatagattagatagatagatagatgatagatagatagatagatagatagatagatgatagatagatagatagatagatagaagatagagatgatagatagatgatagatagatagatagatatttagatttgtagatacatagataaaacTTATTCTAAggaaatataaactaaaatattgACTTACTCTATGATGGtaaggaatatatgtatatatcctaaAATGTTATTCctttaacttaaaattatttccaaataaataatatgaaaatactaATTATAGGGTAGATTTTCCAGAAGATTCAGACTTCATTGttcaaatttctaaaataaattattacaagagaacaaagaaaataatcaaaaaataataatgcgGCCTGAGGCAGCCAGAACAAACGCCCTGAAGTGGCAGCTTGAGCGAGGGGGTGGGCGCCCAACACGACTCCTCAGGCAGCCTCAACGAGTACTCAGACGGCATTGGAGTTGCTCTAGGTCGTAACCAGCCTTTGAAAAGGGAGAAACCAAAATGGAAAAGCGATTTTCCCATGACAGATGGACAACTGCGCAGCAAGAGGGATGAATTTAGGGCACTGCACCAGCTTTTGAAGGGCGGAAAGAGGTCTGGGATGCCTTGATCACGAACTGGCACAGCAATCATCGATGGTGCAAACATAACACTACCACACGGTGCACTGACGGAGTGCTTAGATGAGCTGGGGAACCCATACCAGCTGCCCTTGGCACCACCAATCAACATGACCGAGGAAAAGAGTGGCATAGAGGCTCTGGATatccctgagccacctcccagttCTGGACGTGAGTCTCAGCTCCGTCTGCGCCTCTCCACAAGCAAAGAACACAGGCGCAGCACAGACATGGTATTCCACGTGAAGAGGCGCTTATATGAGACAGAAGGGGTGGGGCCAGGCAGCCATCAGTGGTTCTTCTCTGGCAGGCCTCTGAAACCGGAGGAGCCGAAGATCCCAAAGGACTATGTGGTACAGGTTATCGTGAGCCAGCCTGTGCAAAACCCAACACCAGTGGAGAACTGAGCTGGGCTTGCCTGCGTCCCTTGGCTCCTCCTTTTTATTATCGTTTCCTACTCGATGACGTGAAATTTATTTTCACTGCTCTGAATTCCCTATGAATGGATTTAGTTCTGAGGAATTACCAATGAAAAACTCCATCTGTGATGGAgaccaacaaaaataataaaacacacagagcCAGCCTCTGGAACTCCTCTAATTACAATTTCTAATTTGAGAGGCAGTTAAGAAATagccatttattttaaaaacatttatcaaCAATGTAATGACTGTATTTAAGAGATTTGGAATGTACACAGACACCAGACCCATCAAGAACAGCACCAAGCACCTTTTGGAtacagaacttttaaaatgtatatgttaaATTATATTTCCAGAACCATCAATAATCAATAACAGTTATGAAACTTAaactttttgatttgttttggtggAACCTAAAAGAGCAGAGGGGATTGTTTCTCTTCTGGGTTTGTATTCCTATTCCACCAGGAAGCAGTGGAGACTGGGAGTTTGTCGGtgttgcctcccctcccccaagtcatGCTCCTAATTCACATTCACTCAGTTCTGCTGCCATCCAACACGCTGACAGCAGACACCCTCTGGAACACTAGACGCTAGACTAATTTCGTAAGTAGTCAGAGTTCTCATTCTCAGTAGAGAAGTTGTCTCGAGGCATAGTGGTTTAAAATGTCTCTGGTCCCCAGGCTTGAGACTGCTAGCTACTATGTGATGCCTTCACTGATGCGGCCGCTCTGCGTGGCCGTTTCTGGAGCTGACTGACCCCATCTATATTTCTGGGCCATGTAACATGGAAATGGAGTGTAGCTGCTTCCATTCCAGAATGAAAAGCAATCCTGTCTTCCCCGCCTTGCAGGGCGTGAAAGTTAAATCTTCTCTGCCGATTCCTGGGGAAACTGCGCCTCTCCTCAGCCTTGgagaaaactccaactcaagaTTTTCAAGTGTGTAGACTTGTTGGTGTCATTTAACCGATACTGGTGAGAACAAATGGTGGCACCTGGCGCTAGACCTGGGTGCTTTTCACTTCACTCTGATTCTCGTCCTCGTGGGCAGCAGTGTTCTTCCTGCACCTTCCCACAAAGTGCTGAATCAACCGCCATCTGCACATGAGGCTGAGGGACTGGAGCACAGTGAGCCAGCCTTACCTCCTGGAGAAGGCTGGAGAAAGCTACCAAGGGTTGTATTCAGTCTGGAGCCTCTTCAAAACCGattctgccaggcatggtggtgcatgcatttaatcccacacttgggaacagaagtaggcagatctcagaATTTGAGAATTTGAGACCAATCTGGAATACAAAGctagttctagaccagccagagctgcataatgagaccctgctcaaaaaaaaaaaaaaagggttgaTTCCACTGTATCTTTGGAGTCTGAACTGTGTGCAGTAGATGAAAGAGGGAGCTATGCTGTCTCAGTAGGGAAATGCCTAACCTTCAACATCTATTTGGATATAAAACACCATGATTTTCTTGACAAAATGAAACTGCTAAGGAGTTTAAG
This window contains:
- the LOC119819920 gene encoding LOW QUALITY PROTEIN: ubiquitin domain-containing protein 2-like (The sequence of the model RefSeq protein was modified relative to this genomic sequence to represent the inferred CDS: inserted 3 bases in 2 codons) gives rise to the protein MRDLFQQQELETNNIPRAANPAMLTILLQDPLQLRQPWGSASLEEPASWGSLTHWATIWTQIQCLQLANLNTHSIYKLLKQEETPGLQNQIQEHTISHEDETLKRDCYQRRFQQWSGGCDPVTHGTNKGHVDVWACLGHGSATARAHVTTQGHADDHDLCYHLKPCWILWSILTLDSMLRSVTLANTGGSGSLSEGVGAQHDSSGSLNEYSDGIGVALGRNQPLKREKPKWKSDFPMTDGQLRSKRDEFXGTAPAFEGRKEVWDALITNWHXAIIDGANITLPHGALTECLDELGNPYQLPLAPPINMTEEKSGIEALDIPEPPPSSGRESQLRLRLSTSKEHRRSTDMVFHVKRRLYETEGVGPGSHQWFFSGRPLKPEEPKIPKDYVVQVIVSQPVQNPTPVEN